The Acidobacteriota bacterium nucleotide sequence ATGTTGAAGATGTTGAAGCCTTCGGCAATCAACGAGAGCCGCCGCTTTTCGCCAAGTTGAATCTGCCGCGTCAGCCGCACATCCTGCGAGAGGAACGGATCGCCATTCGCGATTTTATCCGGCAAATAAATCAGCGGGATCACCTGGTTTTGCGGGGTGCGCGCGCCGCACATCCGCGTGCCGTTCACAAAGACCGTGCATTGCGCGATCTGCGCCGCCGTCGCCGTGGCGGGCACGGGTTTGGCGCGCGCGATGACATCGGCATTATGCGCTTCGACCGCTTTGCGAATGTCGCTGGCATCCAGGCCGCGTCCGAACTTGTTCCAGCCAATGCCGGGCAGCAGGTAGCGCGAACTGCCGTCGCCATCAATGTCCAAACCCAAATTCGGATTCAGCGTGGGACGGCTGCGCATATCCGAAATCAGTCCGACCATCCAGGTGTTGAGCAATCCGCGCAACAGTTTGTTTTCACCCTTGAAGCGCGGCACTTCATAAAAGCCGCTGAAGGTGAAGCGGTGCGGCACATCGTTGCCGGCGATGCCGCGCGTTTCATATAGATTCGCCGGCGTCGTCGGGTTGGCAATCGTCGTATTGACGTTGCTCACATAACGCGACAACGCATACGACCCGGTGAACTGCCAGCCGTTGGCAAAGCGTTTGTCGAGCTTCATCAACAGCCCGGTGTAGCGCGTGTTGATGCCCGACCAATAACCGATGATCGCGCCCGATGAGCAAGGGAATTTCGGCGTATTCAGTTGCGTGGCGTTCGCGCAGAACGGAATGACGGGCGTTTGCGCGAAGGTCACGACTTGCGTGATGGGATCAGTGGCAACGACCGTGGGCCGCGTCGCACGATTGAGGTCGGTGCCAAACCCGGCTTCGGTGCCGCCGAAATGCACGGCGCGCCGCATCACGAAATCCGCCGTCAAAATCATGTTGCGGCGAATCTCGCGCTGCACTCCGGCGGTGATGTGGAAGGTGTAGCCCGTCGTCAAGTCGCTCATGAAGATGCCTTCACCAGCGGCCCCCAACGCTTGCTTGGTGACTTCGATGCCGCGAATCGAAAGGTCAGTGCCGCCGCCCCAACGCGCCAACAATTGCGTGCGCAAATCCGGGATGATGGCAATCGCGTTCTGCCCGGTGAACGAAGTCGGCGCGGTGAAATTCAACGTCACCGGCTGGGGCGTCGTGCTGCCCGGCGTCGGCGTGCCCGCAAACGGATTGGGCACGAGTTGCGAATTGAACGGCACGAGGCCATTGCCCGCCGGCCCGATAAAGCCGCGTTCGCCCAGCCGTGTGTAAAACGAATTCGGCGAAGCGTGATAGATGCCCGACCCGCCGCGAATGACCGTCTTGCTCTGTTTGCCCAAGGCCCAGGCCCAGCCGATGGCCGGTTGGAAGTTGTTGTAATCATAGCGCGTCGGACGCAGGTCAGCATTCGCCCCGCCCAGCACCGGACGCAGCCATTCGGGCTTGTCCAAATCGTGGCTGACGAGGTTGTCGTCAAATGACCAGGCCATGCCATAGCTGAAGCTGAACTTTGGTTTGACCTGCCAGGTGTCTTGCGCGTAGAGGCGATAGGCGTCATTGCGCGCGGCCTCTTTGCCGCGATAGACGGGCGGCTGTTTGGCATCGCCGACGCTGACCGAGATGTTACCCGTGACCGGCAATTTCAAAATATCAGCGAAGGTCGGCAAGCCCGCCGTTGTCGTGCGCAACGTCGCCGGCAGCGCGTTGTAAAGTGTGGTGTTTTGCGTCAACAGCGTGTCGGGCGAATAAAGATTGAAGGTGCCCTGATAAATGCGCGCCCAACTACCGTGGCCGTAAAGATGTTCCCAATTGCCGCCAAAGCGGATGCGATGCGCGCCCTTCTGCCAATAAACATTTTCATTCAACTGATAGGTGCGCAAGATGCGGTGCTGGGTGACGTTGGCGTCATTGCCCAGCGTCAGCCCGAAGCCGCCAATGCGCGGCCCGTTCAGATTGAAACAGTATTGTGGATTGCTGCACTCCTCTTGATTCGGCGGCCGCAGTTGGTTGCTGTAAAACGAATAGGAAAGGCGCAGTTCATTCACCAGCGTCGGCTTCAAAATGCTGGTCAGGCCCACGTTGGTTTGATCGGCGTAATTGCGGCTGGAAGTCCAAGTGGATTCCAGATTGCCGCTGCCCGACAGATTGGTGTTGCGATCCTGACTGTAGCGCAGGTAAAGGCTGTGCTTGCTGTTGAGCCGGTAATCCAGGCGCGTGTTGAACAGCTTGCCGCGAAACGGCAATTGTCCGACGTGGCTAAAACCCGCAAAGATCGGATTGGTAAAGCTAATGGTTTGCGCGCCCACCTGGTTGGTGTATTCAAAGTTGGAGAAGAAGAAGAGCTTGTCTTTCTTGAGCGGCCCGCCCAGATTAACGCCCATGTTGCGCCGGGCAAAAAACGGATCAATCAGCCGTTTGCGCAGGTCAGGGTTGTTGAAACCGGGATTGAACGCGCTGGGATCATCGGGCCGTTTGAAGGCGGGGTAAGCGGCGAGGTTGTGATCGCGATAAAAATAAAAGCCGCTGCCGCGATACTGATTGCCGCCCGTGCGCGAGACGATGTTGACCGCGCCTGACGAAGTATTGCCGACCGACAGATCAAAGTTGAAGGTCGAGATTTGAAATTCCTGCACCGTCTCTTGCGAGAAATTTTGCGCCGTGCCGCCCGTGATGCGGTCGTTGACATTGGCCCCATCCACCGAAATGCGCGTCAAGGTGCTGGTGCTGCCGGCAATCGAAACGCGAAAGTAATTGTTCGGCCCGCCCGCGCCTGGGTTCGGATCGAAGGTCACATCCACGCCGGGTTCCAGCGACGCCAACGAGAGAAAGCTGCGGCCATTGAGCGGCAGGTTCTCGATGCGTTCGCGCGTGATAACGCCATCCACTTTGTAATCGCTGGTGTTGACCTGCGCGGAGTCCGAAGTGATAACGACCGTCTCGTTGTTTGAGCCGACGGTCAGCGCGAAATGCTCTTCGACGCTGGCGCCGGTCAGCAGCGTGAATGGTTTCAGGGTTTTCTGAAAGCCGCGCGCCTCGATGGTGACTTCATATTCGCCGGGCGCGAGGTTGTCTACGGCAAAAGTTCCCTCCTCATTGGTAACGGCTTTGCGCGTGGCATTGGTGTCGCGATTCTTGACGGTGACCGCCGCATTGGGCAGCACTGCGCCGTTGGGATCGGTGACACTGCCGCGCAAGTTCCCGTTCGTGGTTTGCGCATAAAGCAACGTGGTGCAGAAAAGTGAGAGAACAAGGCTGCCCGCGAGCAGCAAGCTGCGTGTCTGCATAATCGGCCTCCATTTTCGTACTGGCGTTTGCTGGTGCTGTTCTGAATATCGCCCTCAGAGTGAGAGCGTTGATGGAATCGAAAAGATAGCGTGATTTATCTGTTCATCTCTGCACGCCCAGCTTGTTGAACTAAGAAAATGACTGCCGCTTGACAGGGTTTGCGAAGCAAAGCTACTCTCCACCTACGGGCAACCTACCGGTCAGTAGGTCACCGAAAGCGCGGGCATTATAGGCCTGACATCACCGCAAGACAATTTTTTCAACATCTATTTTCGCCGGGCGGCAGCGCCTGTGGGGCCATTCCCAAATATCCCGGCAAGGGACTTTATCTGGCATCGTGAACATCGTCGTCTGTCTCAAACAAATCCTCGATCCGCTCGCGCCCGCGCGCGAGTTCCGCGTGGATGCCGACAAAAAAGAAGCCGTGCGTGGGTCGGCCTCGCTGGTCACCAACATCTTTTGCGAAAACGCGCTGGAAACGGCGCTCCAATTCAAAGAACAACTTGGCGCGGGCAAAATCACGGCGCTCAGCTTCGGCCCCGAATCCGCCGAAGATAGCTTGCGCAAGGCGCTCGCGATGAAAGCCGATGCCGCCGCGCTGGTCGTCAACGATGGTCATCCACATCCTGACCCACTGGCGGTCGCCCAAGTGCTGGCCGCCGCCATCGGCAAACTCGGCATATTTGATATCGTGATGGTCGGGCGCGAATCCGGTGATTGGGGCGTAGGCCAAACCGCCGGACTGCTGGCCGAAGTGCTGGGCGTCCCGTCAGTTTCCTTCGTTGATCACATTGAAACTGTAGACGGCAAGTTGCGGTTGAAACGCCAGACTGACAACGGCTTTGAGATTGTCGAAGCCGCGCCGCCGCTGGTCGTCTCGATCACCAACGACGAACACAACGTGCCGCGCATCCCCAAAACCCGCGACGTGATGATGTCGTTCCGCCAGCCGCTCACCAGATTTACGCTGGATGAATTAGGCGTTGACGCGGCGGCCATCCGAGCTGGCGGTGACTATTACGAGGTCATTGAGCTAAGCATTCCGGTCAAGGACGTGAATTGCGAATTCGTCAACGGCGACTCGCTGGAACAGAAGGTTGAGCAATTCGCCCAGCGCGTGCTGGCCATCACGCAGTCACTTTAGGTTTATGAGCAACGTAATCATTTGTCTTTTCGCCGCCAACGGTTTTGACCGCGCGGCCCAAGGCGTCTCTGGCGCAGGCCAACGTTTAGCCGCTGACAACGGCGGCCGATTGCACGCCGTTGTCATTGGCGCAGCGGATGACGCGCTGCAAACGGCACTAAGCCCGCTGGCAGAAACTATCACCAGCCTGGCATTCAGCGAATACCAGCCAGAGGCCTGTTTGAACACGCTTACGCAGGTTTGCCGTGAGTTGGCTGCGCACGCCGTGCTCTTCGGCAATGACACGTACAGTCAGGAACTCGCGCCGCGCCTGGCCTATCGTTTGGGCGGCAGCGCTGTGGCCGATGGCATTGAGTTACTGCCGCACGGCGACAAGCTGCGCGTCAAACGTGCGGTGTATGGCGGCAAAGCCGTGGCGACGATTGAATTGCAACGCGCGCCCGCCGTGGTCTGGTTGCGCGCGCGCGCCTTTGAACCTGCGGAACCACGCGAGGGCGTCAACGCCGAGATCAAACACGTCATGCCCGAAGCCGTGCCCGCCACAACGCGCATTATCGAACGCAAGAATGAAGCAGCCGGCGAGGCGCGGCTGGAAGACGCTGCAATTATCGTTTCAGGCGGACGCGGCTTGGGCGGGCCGGAACCATTTGAAGACTTGAAAGCGCTGGCTGCCATTCTCAATGCGCAAGTCGCTGCCTCGCGCGCGGCCTGCGATTCGGGCTGGTGCCCGCCGACGTGGCAAGTCGGCCAGACGGGCAAGAAGGTCGCGCCAGGCCTGTACCTCGCCGTCGCCATCAGCGGCGCGAGCCAGCATCTGGCGGGCATCTCCGACGCCAAGAACATCGCGGCGATCAATACGGATGCCGACGCACCGATTTTCAAGCATTGCCGCTTTGGCATCGTCGAGGATTACAAGAAAGTGATTCCGTTGTTGAAAGAGAAACTGGCGGCGGCGAAAAGCTGATCCATGACGCGCAGTGTCTTTGGAGCGCGGCGGCTCGACGCCGCTTTGGTATTCCCTTCGGCGTTTCGAGCAAGCGCAAGGAACGACGGCCACGCCAGCACAGCCCTCATTGCGTCAATATCAGAGGGGATACCAAAGCGGCATCAAGCTGCCGCACTCCAAAGGCTTCGCCATGTGAATGTACGCATTGATGCTCATTACTACGCCAACCCGTGAAGTCCTCTGGAACATCTCGCACGTCGAGGTGTTGTATCTGCTCTTCGCCTTGTCGCTGGCCGTGGCGGCTTACGGCGTTTGGCGGCGCGTGCAAACGTGGCGGCAGGGTTTGCCGGTTGACCGTTTCGACCGCCCGAAAGAACGCTTGCAGTTGCTGCTGAAACACGCGCTCGGCCAACAACGCACACTGCGCGAACGGCACGCGCGTATCTTTCACACGTTCATCTTCACCGGCTTTATCATCCTGACCATCGCCACGACCGTCGTGATGGTGCATCACGATTTCGGCCTACCGCTGATGCAGGGCTGGTTCTATCTGATCTTTCAATCGTTCATCGTGGATGTGTTCGGCGCGCTGACTTTGTTCGGCGTCGGCCTTGCGTTGTGGCGGCGCTTGAAGTTGAAGCCAAAGAAGCTGGTTTACACCGATGAAGCCGAAACGATCCTGCTGGCGCTGTTGGCCATCGTGCTAACGGGCTTTCTGGTCGAAGGCTGGCGCATTGCCGCGACACACGACCCGTGGGGCGCATGGTCGCCGTTCGGGTATGTGATCGCGCGCGCTTCGGCGGTAATTTTGAACGAGACGCTGTTGCAACACTGGCATTTCGCCGCGTGGTGGACGCATGCGATTTTAGTCTTCGGCTTCATCGCCTGGGCGCCTTACACCAAGATGATTCACGCGCTGACCGGGCCGCTGAACATTTACACCGCACGACTGGCACCGAGCGGGGCGTTGCTCAAGACGATTGATTTCGAGCAAGCCGAAACGCTGGGCGTCAAGACGCTGGCCGGCTTCACCTGGAAAGACCTGGCCGATTTCGACGCCTGCACCGAATGCGGGCGCTGCACATCGGTTTGCCCGGCACACGCGGCGGGCAAGACGCTTTCGCCGCGCGACATCATTCTGGATTTGCGCACGCTGCTGCACGAGCAATCTCCCATCTCCCATCTCCCATCTCCCATCATCGGCACTGTGCCCGCGACTGCGCCCGAAGCGCTCTGGGCTTGCACGACCTGCGGCGCGTGTATGGAAGCCTGTCCCGTCTTCATCGAACAGATGCCGAAGATCGTGGACATGCGCCGCTTCCTAGTGATGGAAGAGGCCGAGTTCCCCCACACGATGCAGGACGCGATCACTTCGCTCGAATCGCGTGGGCATCCCTTCAAAGGCACACAGGCCGGGCGATTGGATTGGGCGGAAGGCTTGAACGTCGAGATGATTGGCGACGCCGCTGATGCAGAGGTCTTGCTCTGGGTCGGCTGTGGCGGTGCGCTGCTCGAACGCAATCAAAAGGTCGTGCGCGCGACGGCGCAGTTGTTGAAAAAGGCGGGCGTCAAATTCGCCATCCTGGGCCGCGAAGAGAACTGCACGGGCGATCCGGCACGGCGCATCGGCAACGAATTCCTGTTTGAAATGCTGGCGAAAGAGAACGTCGAGACGCTGGCAAAATATCAGGTCAAAAAGATCGTCACGTCATGCCCGCACTGCTTCAACACCTTCCGCAACGAATACCCGCACTTCGGCGGGCATTACGAAGTCTTTCACCACAGCGAGTTCCTCGCCGCACTGGTCAACGACGGCAAACTCACGCCCACGGCGGCGACGGATAAACAAGTCACCTTTCACGATCCGTGCTATCTGGGCCGCCACAACGGCGTTTTCGACGCACCGCGCCAGTTGGTGCAACTGTCGAGCAAACGCGCGCCCGTCGAACCCGAAATGAATCGCGCGAATGGTTTCTGCTGCGGTGGCGGCGGCGGGATGAGTTTTGTGGACGAACCCAAAGACAAGCGCGTCAATCAGGAGAGGGCGCAGCAACTGCTGGACACAGGCGCGGACGTCGTCGCGGTCGGCTGTCCGTTCTGTATGACGATGCTGGAAGACGGCGTGAAGGCGCGGAAGGGCGAGCGCGAGGTGCAGGTGGTGGATGTGGCGGAGTTGTTGTGGCAATCGGTGCAACAGAAATAACGTGAGCAAACTTCTTATCAGTGCCTGCCTGCTTGGCAGCAAAGTCCGCTACGATGGCTCAGACAAAGCCAGCGACAACGACGCGCTGGCTGATTTGATGGCGCGCGGGCAAGTCGTCACCATTTGCCCCGAAGTCGCGGGCGGGTTGGGCGTGCCGCGTTTGCCTGCCGAGATTCAAAACGGCGACGGCGCGGCGGTGCTCGCTAAGCAAACACAGGTTTTGGATTCTGCCGGCAACGATGTGACGAACGCTTTTGTCAGCGGCGCGCGACAGGCCTTACAACTGGCGCAGGCGCACAACATCAAGGTTGCCATTTTGAAAGCGCGCAGCCCGTCGTGCGGCAACGATTTGATTTATGACGGCAGCTTTGGCAAAACGCTGAAGGCGGGGCAAGGCGTGACGGCGGCTTTGCTGGAACAACACTGCATCAAGGTTTTTAACGAAGCGCAGATCAACGAGGCGGTGGCTTATGCCGCCAGTCTTATCACCAACGAGGTAATTTAAATGGATTTGAAATTATCACCCAGCGAAGAGCAGTTCCGCGACGAATTGCGCGCCTGGCTCTCGACCAACGTGCCGCCCCCGTGGACGGACGGCAACACCAACGAAGAAGAGCGCGGCGCGTACTTCGAGTTTTTGCGCAACTGGCAACGCAAGGTCTACGACGCCGGTTGGGCAGGCGTCTCGTGGCCCAAGGAATACGGCGGACGCGGCGCGGCGATTATCGAACAAGCCATCTGGCAGGAAGAGTGGGCGCGTGCCGAAGCTCCGGCGTTAATCAACGCGCTCGGCCTGTACCTGATCGGCCCGACGATCATCACGGCGGGCACGCCTGAACAGAAACAGCGCTTCCTGCCCAAGATTCTTTCCGCTGAAGAGATTTGGTGCCAGGGCTTTTCCGAACCCAATTCTGGCAGCGACGTGGCATCGCTCGCGACCAAAGGCGTGCTCGATGGCGATCATTTCGTCATCAACGGCCAGAAGATTTGGACGAGTCTGGCGCACGTGGCCGATTGGTGTTTGCTGCTTGTGCGCACCGATCCGAATGTTCCGAAGCACAAGGGCATTACGGCCTTGCTCGTTGACATGCACGCGCCCGGCGTGACCGTGCGCCCGCTCAAACAGATCACCGGCGACGCCAGTTTCAACGAAGTCTTTTTTGACAACGTGCGCGTGCCCGTCGCTAACGTGCTGGGCGAGGTCAACAAAGGCTGGCAAACAGCCATCACGACACTGATGAACGAACGCGCCAATCTGGGCGCGGGCACTTACATCGCCTTCAAGCGCAACCTCGAAATGCTGATTGCCCGCGCGCGCGAAATGAACCGCACCGGCGATCCGCTGGTGCGGCAAAAACTGGCGCAGGCCTATCTCGAACTGGAAATCTTCCGGCTGAATAATACGCGCTCGCTCTCGAAAATCAGCAAGACCGGCGTGCCCGGCCCCGAAGGTTCGATCCTGAAAATTTTCTGGAGCGAGTACAACCAGCGCTTTCAGCAAACGGCGATGGAAGTGCTGGGGCCTTATGCGCAACTGCACGGCTTCAACAATGGCCGCTGGGTGTTTGATTACCTGCGTTCGCGCGCCAACACCATTGAGGCGGGCACCAGCGAGATTCTGCGCAACATCGTGGCCGAGCGCGTGTTGGGCTTACCAAAGAGCTATTGAATCAGTTGATAGGTGACAGCTGATAGGTGACGGTTCCTTTCGTCTATCAACCTGCCAACTATCAACTGTCAATTATCAACTATCAACTGACATGGATTTTGATCTCAATAAACCACAACAACTCTTGCAACAATCGGCGCGCGAATTCTTTGCGCGTGAATGCCCATTGGAACGAGTGCGCGAACTGATGGCCACCGACACGGCCTTTGATGAAAAGCTCTGGCAAGCCATTGCTGACCAGGGCTGGACAGGCTTGCTCGTGCCCGAAGAATTTGGCGGCCTGGGCCTGGGGCTAGTCGAATTGGCCGTCGTCGCCGAAGAGATGGGCCGCGCCTGTTTGCCCGGGCCGTTCATTTCGACGCTTTGGGCGGCAGCGTTGATCGAACGCACGGGCAGCGAAGGGCAGCGCGCGCAGTATCTGGAAAAGATCGCCAATGGCGAATTGAAAGCCACGGTCGCGTTGCTGGAAGAAACCGCCGATTGGAACCCGGCAACGGTGGCCTTGCGCGCCGAAAAGAACGGCAAAGGCTACAGCCTGACCGGACGCAAAGAATTCGTCACCGATGCGGCGATTGCCGATCTGATCATCGTCGTGGCGCGTGGCGATGAAGGCTTGGTTTTCCTGCCCATCAGCAAAGGCGCCAGCGGTCTGACGATTACGGCGACGCCCGGCATTGACGCGACGCGCAAGCTTTACACGCTCGATTTCGACAACGTCGCGGTCGCCGAAACCGAGGCGCTGGCGTTCAACGCGCGCGCACAGGAAGCGTTGGAAGCGGCGACCGATGTGGCAATGGTGGCCTTGTGTGCCGAGCTAACCGGCGGCATGCAATGGACGCTAGACATGGCGGTCGAATACGCCAAGACGCGGCTGCAATTCGGCAAGCCCATCGGCATTTATCAAGCCGTGCAGCATCGTTGCGCCGACATGTTCCTGTGGCTCGAAAGCTCGCGTTCGGCGGCCTATTACGCGGCCTGGGCCGTTTCCGAAAATGATCCGGCGGCCAAGCTAGCGGTGGCGATGGCCAAGGTCTATTGCTCTGACGCTGGGCGCGAAGTCGGCAACAACGGCATACAGGTGCACGGCGGCATCGGCTTCACCTGGGAACACAACCTGCACCTTTATTACAAACGCGCCAAAGGTTCAGAAATCATGTTCGGCGATGCCAGCTATCACCGCGAAAAGCTGGCGCAGTTGGTGGTGGACGAAACCGAAGGCTGAGATTTTTGTGACCACGCGCTGAACGTGGGCGTCTTTGGCAGCAGCAATCGGGCGCGCATCGCCGTCACAAGGTTTCCCCTTTCGGTCCCAAACGCGAGCGCGCTGTTTAACCAAATCCATTTACAGGGAGAAACAACCATGAAAAGAATTCTGTTTACGGGTGCCACCTTGTGTGCGTTGGTGCTGGCGCTGTCAGCGGCGGCGCTGGCGCAAAAAGGCGCCAATTTCGCCGGCACTTGGGAGCTGGACAAATCCAAGAGCACATTGAATGAACGCATGGCCAGCATGCTCAATAGCCAGACGCTGACCGTCACGCAGGACGATAAAGAAGTCAAAGTCGAACGCAAGACCGACATGGCGGCCCCTCAGGGCGGCGGCGGTGCGGGCGGCGGCGGCGGCGCGGGCGGTGGCGGCGGACGCGGGATGGGCGGCGGGATGATGGGCGCGCCCAATTCCGCTTACAAACTCGATGGCAGCGAGGTCGTCACCGAAAACCAGCGCGGCAAAACGACCATGAAGGCCAAACTGGCGGGTGACAAGCTCGAAATCAATTCTGTCACCAACGGCAATTTCAACGGCAATGATTTCACCATGACCAGCAAAGAAACCTGGATGTTGGCGGATGGCGGCAAGACGCTGAAAATCACTACCGTGCGTGAAACGCCGAATGGCCCGATGGAAACGACGATGGTGTACAACAAGAAATAACCTAGCGTTCAACGCGCCACCCAAAGCGGTCAGCTTTCAGCAAGAGAGTTGACCGCTTTCTTTGTGTCAGTAGCCCGCGCGTGGGCTACTGACACGACTCTTTTATGGAGAACCCTATGAAAGCCTGGCAAGTGACGGAATGGTGCGAACCCGAAGGCATGCACTTCAACGACATCCCGCTGCCCGAACCCAACGCGGGCGAAGTGCGCATTCGCAATCACGCGGCGGCGCTCAACTTCTTCGACATCCTGCTGGTGCAGGGCAAATACCAGACGCGCCCGCCCTTCCCCTTCGCGCCCGGTTCCGAAGTCGCGGGCGTGATTGATGCCGTGGGCGCAGGCGTCACCGGCTTCAACATCGGCGACCACGTGCTGGCGATGACCTCCAATGGCTTTGCCGAATACACGACCTCACTCGCGGCCAAGACCTTCCGCATCCCCGATGCAATGAACTTTGCTGAAGCCGCAGCGATGCCAATCATCTACCAAACTTCCTATCTGGCGCTGAAACAGCGCGGCCAATTGCGCGCGGGTGAATGGCTGCTGGTGCTGGCGGCAGCAGGCGGCGTAGGAATGTCGGCCATGCAATTGGGCGAGGCCTGGGGCGCACATGTGATTGCCGCCGTCGGCAGCGCGGACAAGTTTGCGTTTTGTTTGGAGAACGGCGCTGACTACGTCATCAATTACAACGAGAGTGATTGGCCTGAGCAGGTCAAGCGGCTGACAGGCGGGCACGGCGCGGATGTAATTTACGACCCGGTCGGCGCGGACTATTTCGATCAGGCGCTGAAATGCATCGCGCTCGAAGGCCGCCTGCTCGTCATCGGTTTTGCCGCCGGACGCATACCTTCGATTGCGGCGAACCGGATTCTGTTTAAGAACATCTCGATTGTTGGTGCATATTGGGGCGGCTACCTCGAACATCATCCAGGCTTCTTGGCGGAAGCGCAGGCAGAATTATTCGCGTTGTATGAGGCGGGCCAGATCAAGCCGGTCGTGTCGCAGACCTTCTCGTTGGCGGAAGCACCAGCGGCAATGCGAGCTTTAGGGGAACAGAAGATCGTAGGCAAGACAGTGCTAACAATTTGATGGGTAAATCGCTGACCACGGTGTAAGAACTACCCCACAAGCCTCACGCGTTTCAGCAAAGCAGTGAATCTAGGATCCGAACGTAAAGAGTCAAAGGCTGGCTCAACGTTCAAGTAAACCAGAAAACCGTGCCGCTCTTCGTAGGCTTTTTCCAGCCATGCAACCGCCTGTTTCGCTTGTCCCAAAGCGGCGTAAATGATGGCGAAATAGCATGGCTGAATGTATTCAGCTTCAGCTCTGGTCTTCAATTCCGTCCGCACGGTCTGCGCTGCCGCCACGTTCCCGGCGCGCGCCTGGGCGTAGCCGAGCGCAGAAAGCACTCTGATCATGCGCCCGCTTCCCGTAGCAGTTTGCTCAAGTTCAGCGACCGCCTGCTCGTGTTTTCCCTGCGCCGTGTGAATGAGTCCTAGCACAAACCAGAACATCGGGTAGTTCGGAATCAGAGCGAGAGCCTGATGGCAGGCCGCTTCGGCTTCGTCGTACCGGCGTGAATAGTAGGATCGCGTCTCACAAATGATGATGCCCCGCGTTTAGGTGACTAACATAGAGCTTTAACATCGCATCGTGCATCACTGTAGATTTCGAGTAACAAATCGTGCGCCGCTGTAGACGTTTTAGGTGCGTCCGAAAATTCAAGTTATTCCGTTCGATATGCAAGGTGCCGTCCTTGCCGATTTGATGTTTCTCCGGCGGCAAACATTTCACGTAGGATTGCCAGTCATCCGTGTCATAGCGGCCGACTTGGCAGCCGTGCAGTTTCGCGACCAGGCGTTGGCAGGCGGCATCCGTGCGGCGCTCATTGACGAAAGCCACGACTTGGCGCCACTGCCGGTCAAAACCATACCACGTCCAGCGTTGGCGTTTTGGTAGTGGGGAAGTAGGGAGAGATGACGTATGATTTTACAATGATCGACGTAACTCTTACCTGCTACCACTGTAACAGCGAAAATCTCGTGCGCAACGGGCTTACACGCAACGGCAAACAACGTTATAAATGCTACGACTGTGAGCGCACCAGTCGCGACTTGCCCCAACCCAACAGTTACGCTGCTGACGAGCAAGAAAGAATCCGGCGCGCTTCTGAAGAGCGCCGTTC carries:
- a CDS encoding acyl-CoA/acyl-ACP dehydrogenase codes for the protein MDFDLNKPQQLLQQSAREFFARECPLERVRELMATDTAFDEKLWQAIADQGWTGLLVPEEFGGLGLGLVELAVVAEEMGRACLPGPFISTLWAAALIERTGSEGQRAQYLEKIANGELKATVALLEETADWNPATVALRAEKNGKGYSLTGRKEFVTDAAIADLIIVVARGDEGLVFLPISKGASGLTITATPGIDATRKLYTLDFDNVAVAETEALAFNARAQEALEAATDVAMVALCAELTGGMQWTLDMAVEYAKTRLQFGKPIGIYQAVQHRCADMFLWLESSRSAAYYAAWAVSENDPAAKLAVAMAKVYCSDAGREVGNNGIQVHGGIGFTWEHNLHLYYKRAKGSEIMFGDASYHREKLAQLVVDETEG
- a CDS encoding NADPH:quinone oxidoreductase family protein; translated protein: MKAWQVTEWCEPEGMHFNDIPLPEPNAGEVRIRNHAAALNFFDILLVQGKYQTRPPFPFAPGSEVAGVIDAVGAGVTGFNIGDHVLAMTSNGFAEYTTSLAAKTFRIPDAMNFAEAAAMPIIYQTSYLALKQRGQLRAGEWLLVLAAAGGVGMSAMQLGEAWGAHVIAAVGSADKFAFCLENGADYVINYNESDWPEQVKRLTGGHGADVIYDPVGADYFDQALKCIALEGRLLVIGFAAGRIPSIAANRILFKNISIVGAYWGGYLEHHPGFLAEAQAELFALYEAGQIKPVVSQTFSLAEAPAAMRALGEQKIVGKTVLTI
- a CDS encoding tetratricopeptide repeat protein — its product is MFWFVLGLIHTAQGKHEQAVAELEQTATGSGRMIRVLSALGYAQARAGNVAAAQTVRTELKTRAEAEYIQPCYFAIIYAALGQAKQAVAWLEKAYEERHGFLVYLNVEPAFDSLRSDPRFTALLKRVRLVG
- a CDS encoding acyl-CoA dehydrogenase, giving the protein MDLKLSPSEEQFRDELRAWLSTNVPPPWTDGNTNEEERGAYFEFLRNWQRKVYDAGWAGVSWPKEYGGRGAAIIEQAIWQEEWARAEAPALINALGLYLIGPTIITAGTPEQKQRFLPKILSAEEIWCQGFSEPNSGSDVASLATKGVLDGDHFVINGQKIWTSLAHVADWCLLLVRTDPNVPKHKGITALLVDMHAPGVTVRPLKQITGDASFNEVFFDNVRVPVANVLGEVNKGWQTAITTLMNERANLGAGTYIAFKRNLEMLIARAREMNRTGDPLVRQKLAQAYLELEIFRLNNTRSLSKISKTGVPGPEGSILKIFWSEYNQRFQQTAMEVLGPYAQLHGFNNGRWVFDYLRSRANTIEAGTSEILRNIVAERVLGLPKSY
- a CDS encoding DUF523 domain-containing protein; the encoded protein is MSKLLISACLLGSKVRYDGSDKASDNDALADLMARGQVVTICPEVAGGLGVPRLPAEIQNGDGAAVLAKQTQVLDSAGNDVTNAFVSGARQALQLAQAHNIKVAILKARSPSCGNDLIYDGSFGKTLKAGQGVTAALLEQHCIKVFNEAQINEAVAYAASLITNEVI